The Lasioglossum baleicum chromosome 15, iyLasBale1, whole genome shotgun sequence genome has a segment encoding these proteins:
- the LOC143216109 gene encoding uncharacterized protein LOC143216109 isoform X2, producing the protein MFWEAVTDSCDVCQCTRLFKDAFKFKTTPENPIKSRPRGRRLLGMASRRFLSPEPVSPSVEKENSITGRSPRGISPQKMPLAVKKCRYPLEDCDPNSQDSGYDAIYLEKEEKQRDMFRFVEPMAVAPRRMSIESRGSIESPIQSSPRLRALQQSALFRSISSGYESVDDGFNELIDVEPLVDSQVSQNELPNGISNLISGDIVGISPVSDISSATKMDTTISPSTPEFPRTNRTGNFRRSLFLQNEKPESRKNSSLSKVRSCLFRSPSVSPTTDAADVGFEVSPLMRMRASPTAFGTVPVVPTSHRRRICYHEESPSSYSSISNMVSPLSVRTFKRPDPPIDDSPKLERVKRSRKSGSSFLNTIRQCCSSDAPTSSPPFAGLSLQRSLSETSATIAVMETTKSYTDNQLEIETESHALIESAIHRSTTDDDLTGDFSKPCILPLAVGRHENLKSISTDTLVALIRGDFNDRVNSFRIVDCRYPYEFEAGHIDGAVNLYSKDLIVRNLLDPLTGTPTIQPESNKRDILVFHCEFSWERGPNLSRFLRNLDRERNKEHYPALHYPEVYLLHGGYQQFFKEQKELCSPQGYRPMRHPDHEADLRKFRNKSKSWQGEKSRITGSTIRTNLKRLGF; encoded by the exons ATGTTTTGGGAAGCTGTCACGGATTCCTGCGATGTGTGTCAATGTACAAG GCTATTCAAAGATGCCTTCAAGTTCAAAACTACTCCAGAGAACCCGATAAAGTCCAGGCCAAGGGGACGTCGACTTTTAGGGATGGCGTCGCGACGCTTCCTCAGTCCGGAACCAGTCTCGCCATCTGTCGAGAAAGAGAATAGTATTACCGGCCGCAGTCCACGCGGGATCAGCCCACAAAAG ATGCCACTAGCAGTAAAAAAGTGCCGGTACCCGCTGGAAGATTGCGACCCGAATAGTCAGGATAGCGGCTACGACGCGATCTATCTGGAAAAAGAGGAGAAGCAGCGGGACATGTTTCGATTCGTGGAACCGATGGCCGTTGCTCCACGGCGAATGTCGATCGAATCTCGAGGTTCGATAGAATCACCGATTCAATCTTCGCCACGACTGCGTGCTCTACAACAATCAGCGCTCTTCCGCTCCATATCATCCGGTTACGAGAGCGTGGACGACGGTTTCAATGAGCTAATCGACGTGGAACCTCTAGTGGACTCTCAGGTCAGCCAGAACGAGTTGCCAAATGGTATTTCAAATCTTATTTCCGGCGATATCGTCGGCATAAGCCCTGTCTCTGATATCTCGTCCGCCACCAAGATGGATACTACTATCAGTCCGAGCACGCCGGAGTTTCCCCGTACAAACCGCACCGGTAACTTTAGACGGTCTCTGTTTCTTCAAAACGAGAAACCGGAAAGTCGCAAGAATTCCTCGTTGTCGAAAGTACGTTCCTGCTTGTTCCGTTCTCCGAGTGTGAGCCCCACGACCGATGCCGCGGACGTCGGTTTCGAAGTTAGCCCGTTGATGCGCATGAGAGCTAGTCCGACCGCGTTCGGAACGGTCCCGGTGGTACCTACTTCCCATCGACGACGAATCTGTTACCATGAAGAGTCCCCGAGCAGCTATAGTAGCATCAGCAACATGGTTTCACCCCTATCCGTGAGAACGTTCAAGCGACCGGACCCGCCGATCGATGACAGTCCGAAATTAGAGAGAGTCAAGAGGTCCCGCAAATCGGGCAGCAGTTTCTTAAACACAATACGGCAATGTTGTTCGAGCGATGCACCGACATCCAGTCCTCCGTTCGCCGGTCTTTCCCTCCAGAGAAGTCTGTCCGAAACATCGGCCACGATCGCCGTCATGGAAACTACGAAATCATACACCGATAATCAACTCGAGATCGAAACTGAGTCGCACGCGCTCATCGAGTCCGCGATTCACCGTAGCACCACCGATGACGATCTCACAGGTGACTTCAGCAAACCCTGCATCTTACCGTTGGCCGTCGGTCGTCACGAGAATTTGAAATCGATTTCCACGGATACGTTGGTCGCTTTGATCCGCGGAGATTTTAACGATCGCGTAAATTCGTTTAGAATCGTAGACTGTCGCTACCCTTACGAATTCGAAGCCGGCCACATTGATGGCGCTGTGAATCTGTACAGCAAAGATCTGATCGTACGAAACTTGTTGGATCCGTTAACCGGCACGCCAACGATCCAACCGGAGTCGAACAAGAGAGATATTCTAGTTTTCCATTGCGAGTTCTCCTGGGAACGCGGACCGAATTTGTCACGATTTCTGCGAAATTTGGATCGCGAACGAAACAAAGAACATTATCCCGCTCTCCATTATCCGGAGGTGTATCTGTTGCACGGAGGTTACCAACAATTCTTCAAAGAACAGAAGGAACTGTGCTCGCCGCAGGGCTATCGACCAATGAGACATCCCGATCACGAAGCGGATCTGCGAAAATTCCGCAACAAAAGCAAAAGCTGGCAAGGCGAGAAATCAAGGATTACTGGTTCCACGATACGAACAAATTTGAAGCGTTTAGGCTTTTAA
- the LOC143216109 gene encoding uncharacterized protein LOC143216109 isoform X3, with product MASRRFLSPEPVSPSVEKENSITGRSPRGISPQKMPLAVKKCRYPLEDCDPNSQDSGYDAIYLEKEEKQRDMFRFVEPMAVAPRRMSIESRGSIESPIQSSPRLRALQQSALFRSISSGYESVDDGFNELIDVEPLVDSQVSQNELPNGISNLISGDIVGISPVSDISSATKMDTTISPSTPEFPRTNRTGNFRRSLFLQNEKPESRKNSSLSKVRSCLFRSPSVSPTTDAADVGFEVSPLMRMRASPTAFGTVPVVPTSHRRRICYHEESPSSYSSISNMVSPLSVRTFKRPDPPIDDSPKLERVKRSRKSGSSFLNTIRQCCSSDAPTSSPPFAGLSLQRSLSETSATIAVMETTKSYTDNQLEIETESHALIESAIHRSTTDDDLTGDFSKPCILPLAVGRHENLKSISTDTLVALIRGDFNDRVNSFRIVDCRYPYEFEAGHIDGAVNLYSKDLIVRNLLDPLTGTPTIQPESNKRDILVFHCEFSWERGPNLSRFLRNLDRERNKEHYPALHYPEVYLLHGGYQQFFKEQKELCSPQGYRPMRHPDHEADLRKFRNKSKSWQGEKSRITGSTIRTNLKRLGF from the exons ATGGCGTCGCGACGCTTCCTCAGTCCGGAACCAGTCTCGCCATCTGTCGAGAAAGAGAATAGTATTACCGGCCGCAGTCCACGCGGGATCAGCCCACAAAAG ATGCCACTAGCAGTAAAAAAGTGCCGGTACCCGCTGGAAGATTGCGACCCGAATAGTCAGGATAGCGGCTACGACGCGATCTATCTGGAAAAAGAGGAGAAGCAGCGGGACATGTTTCGATTCGTGGAACCGATGGCCGTTGCTCCACGGCGAATGTCGATCGAATCTCGAGGTTCGATAGAATCACCGATTCAATCTTCGCCACGACTGCGTGCTCTACAACAATCAGCGCTCTTCCGCTCCATATCATCCGGTTACGAGAGCGTGGACGACGGTTTCAATGAGCTAATCGACGTGGAACCTCTAGTGGACTCTCAGGTCAGCCAGAACGAGTTGCCAAATGGTATTTCAAATCTTATTTCCGGCGATATCGTCGGCATAAGCCCTGTCTCTGATATCTCGTCCGCCACCAAGATGGATACTACTATCAGTCCGAGCACGCCGGAGTTTCCCCGTACAAACCGCACCGGTAACTTTAGACGGTCTCTGTTTCTTCAAAACGAGAAACCGGAAAGTCGCAAGAATTCCTCGTTGTCGAAAGTACGTTCCTGCTTGTTCCGTTCTCCGAGTGTGAGCCCCACGACCGATGCCGCGGACGTCGGTTTCGAAGTTAGCCCGTTGATGCGCATGAGAGCTAGTCCGACCGCGTTCGGAACGGTCCCGGTGGTACCTACTTCCCATCGACGACGAATCTGTTACCATGAAGAGTCCCCGAGCAGCTATAGTAGCATCAGCAACATGGTTTCACCCCTATCCGTGAGAACGTTCAAGCGACCGGACCCGCCGATCGATGACAGTCCGAAATTAGAGAGAGTCAAGAGGTCCCGCAAATCGGGCAGCAGTTTCTTAAACACAATACGGCAATGTTGTTCGAGCGATGCACCGACATCCAGTCCTCCGTTCGCCGGTCTTTCCCTCCAGAGAAGTCTGTCCGAAACATCGGCCACGATCGCCGTCATGGAAACTACGAAATCATACACCGATAATCAACTCGAGATCGAAACTGAGTCGCACGCGCTCATCGAGTCCGCGATTCACCGTAGCACCACCGATGACGATCTCACAGGTGACTTCAGCAAACCCTGCATCTTACCGTTGGCCGTCGGTCGTCACGAGAATTTGAAATCGATTTCCACGGATACGTTGGTCGCTTTGATCCGCGGAGATTTTAACGATCGCGTAAATTCGTTTAGAATCGTAGACTGTCGCTACCCTTACGAATTCGAAGCCGGCCACATTGATGGCGCTGTGAATCTGTACAGCAAAGATCTGATCGTACGAAACTTGTTGGATCCGTTAACCGGCACGCCAACGATCCAACCGGAGTCGAACAAGAGAGATATTCTAGTTTTCCATTGCGAGTTCTCCTGGGAACGCGGACCGAATTTGTCACGATTTCTGCGAAATTTGGATCGCGAACGAAACAAAGAACATTATCCCGCTCTCCATTATCCGGAGGTGTATCTGTTGCACGGAGGTTACCAACAATTCTTCAAAGAACAGAAGGAACTGTGCTCGCCGCAGGGCTATCGACCAATGAGACATCCCGATCACGAAGCGGATCTGCGAAAATTCCGCAACAAAAGCAAAAGCTGGCAAGGCGAGAAATCAAGGATTACTGGTTCCACGATACGAACAAATTTGAAGCGTTTAGGCTTTTAA
- the LOC143216109 gene encoding uncharacterized protein LOC143216109 isoform X1 has product MLSYISKMDEKSSRQCEKGASPSPSPITGIARGLMKSSLSSEDCPQSCKRETDESRHIKDSDMRCPSERLGGSNATNQRLFKDAFKFKTTPENPIKSRPRGRRLLGMASRRFLSPEPVSPSVEKENSITGRSPRGISPQKMPLAVKKCRYPLEDCDPNSQDSGYDAIYLEKEEKQRDMFRFVEPMAVAPRRMSIESRGSIESPIQSSPRLRALQQSALFRSISSGYESVDDGFNELIDVEPLVDSQVSQNELPNGISNLISGDIVGISPVSDISSATKMDTTISPSTPEFPRTNRTGNFRRSLFLQNEKPESRKNSSLSKVRSCLFRSPSVSPTTDAADVGFEVSPLMRMRASPTAFGTVPVVPTSHRRRICYHEESPSSYSSISNMVSPLSVRTFKRPDPPIDDSPKLERVKRSRKSGSSFLNTIRQCCSSDAPTSSPPFAGLSLQRSLSETSATIAVMETTKSYTDNQLEIETESHALIESAIHRSTTDDDLTGDFSKPCILPLAVGRHENLKSISTDTLVALIRGDFNDRVNSFRIVDCRYPYEFEAGHIDGAVNLYSKDLIVRNLLDPLTGTPTIQPESNKRDILVFHCEFSWERGPNLSRFLRNLDRERNKEHYPALHYPEVYLLHGGYQQFFKEQKELCSPQGYRPMRHPDHEADLRKFRNKSKSWQGEKSRITGSTIRTNLKRLGF; this is encoded by the exons ATTCCGATATGCGCTGTCCGTCTGAACGACTCGGAGGATCGAATGCAACGAATCAGAG GCTATTCAAAGATGCCTTCAAGTTCAAAACTACTCCAGAGAACCCGATAAAGTCCAGGCCAAGGGGACGTCGACTTTTAGGGATGGCGTCGCGACGCTTCCTCAGTCCGGAACCAGTCTCGCCATCTGTCGAGAAAGAGAATAGTATTACCGGCCGCAGTCCACGCGGGATCAGCCCACAAAAG ATGCCACTAGCAGTAAAAAAGTGCCGGTACCCGCTGGAAGATTGCGACCCGAATAGTCAGGATAGCGGCTACGACGCGATCTATCTGGAAAAAGAGGAGAAGCAGCGGGACATGTTTCGATTCGTGGAACCGATGGCCGTTGCTCCACGGCGAATGTCGATCGAATCTCGAGGTTCGATAGAATCACCGATTCAATCTTCGCCACGACTGCGTGCTCTACAACAATCAGCGCTCTTCCGCTCCATATCATCCGGTTACGAGAGCGTGGACGACGGTTTCAATGAGCTAATCGACGTGGAACCTCTAGTGGACTCTCAGGTCAGCCAGAACGAGTTGCCAAATGGTATTTCAAATCTTATTTCCGGCGATATCGTCGGCATAAGCCCTGTCTCTGATATCTCGTCCGCCACCAAGATGGATACTACTATCAGTCCGAGCACGCCGGAGTTTCCCCGTACAAACCGCACCGGTAACTTTAGACGGTCTCTGTTTCTTCAAAACGAGAAACCGGAAAGTCGCAAGAATTCCTCGTTGTCGAAAGTACGTTCCTGCTTGTTCCGTTCTCCGAGTGTGAGCCCCACGACCGATGCCGCGGACGTCGGTTTCGAAGTTAGCCCGTTGATGCGCATGAGAGCTAGTCCGACCGCGTTCGGAACGGTCCCGGTGGTACCTACTTCCCATCGACGACGAATCTGTTACCATGAAGAGTCCCCGAGCAGCTATAGTAGCATCAGCAACATGGTTTCACCCCTATCCGTGAGAACGTTCAAGCGACCGGACCCGCCGATCGATGACAGTCCGAAATTAGAGAGAGTCAAGAGGTCCCGCAAATCGGGCAGCAGTTTCTTAAACACAATACGGCAATGTTGTTCGAGCGATGCACCGACATCCAGTCCTCCGTTCGCCGGTCTTTCCCTCCAGAGAAGTCTGTCCGAAACATCGGCCACGATCGCCGTCATGGAAACTACGAAATCATACACCGATAATCAACTCGAGATCGAAACTGAGTCGCACGCGCTCATCGAGTCCGCGATTCACCGTAGCACCACCGATGACGATCTCACAGGTGACTTCAGCAAACCCTGCATCTTACCGTTGGCCGTCGGTCGTCACGAGAATTTGAAATCGATTTCCACGGATACGTTGGTCGCTTTGATCCGCGGAGATTTTAACGATCGCGTAAATTCGTTTAGAATCGTAGACTGTCGCTACCCTTACGAATTCGAAGCCGGCCACATTGATGGCGCTGTGAATCTGTACAGCAAAGATCTGATCGTACGAAACTTGTTGGATCCGTTAACCGGCACGCCAACGATCCAACCGGAGTCGAACAAGAGAGATATTCTAGTTTTCCATTGCGAGTTCTCCTGGGAACGCGGACCGAATTTGTCACGATTTCTGCGAAATTTGGATCGCGAACGAAACAAAGAACATTATCCCGCTCTCCATTATCCGGAGGTGTATCTGTTGCACGGAGGTTACCAACAATTCTTCAAAGAACAGAAGGAACTGTGCTCGCCGCAGGGCTATCGACCAATGAGACATCCCGATCACGAAGCGGATCTGCGAAAATTCCGCAACAAAAGCAAAAGCTGGCAAGGCGAGAAATCAAGGATTACTGGTTCCACGATACGAACAAATTTGAAGCGTTTAGGCTTTTAA